A segment of the Gammaproteobacteria bacterium genome:
AGGGTCATGACGTACATCGGCCTGGCCTCGCTGCCGCCGACATCCGATTGCAGGTCGAGGATATTGCAGCCGACCGCCGCCAGTGCCCCGGTCACCTGCGCGACGATGCCGCTGCGGTCCGCGCCGTATACCGTGACGCGCACGTCGGGGATCAGGTGCCGGTGCAGGTGCCCTTCGATCCGGTCACCGTGCACGTGCAGCCCGAGTTCCTGCGCCACCGGATCGACCAGGGCCAGCAGGCGCTCCAGCGTCCCGGTGTGTTGCACCATCAGCATCACCGAGAAATTCCCGCCGAGCCGCGCCATCGCCGCCTCGCCGAGGTTACAGCCGCCCTGATACAACGCCGCCGTTAACTGGGCGACGATCCCCGGCCGGTCTTCCCCGACCACTGTCAGCATGAACCAGTTCATAAGCTACTCCGCGCTGGATGCGTTCAGGCAATTTAACCACGAAGGACACTAAGGACACGAAGGAATTTCGATCGGGTCAACCCAATAAACCGAGACCACCACTTGGACTCAGGGTTACAGGATCATTTCCGCGTGTCGCACGTACTGCGGTCCTCCTTCGACACAGGTGCGCGCATGGCGGAGCGGTTGGGCTGGGGTTTCGCTTGAACCACGAAGGACACGAAGGGCACGAAGGGAAAGCCGGCGCCATGTTGGCGGAAGGAATGCCGCCTCCCCCAAGATACTTGGAACGGTCATTCTCTAATGGGCAGGTGAGTGCTCCTGGTTTTGCATTAGGCTTTCCTTCGTGTCCTTCGTGTCCTTCGTGGTAAAAGTTTTCTCAATGCAACGTCGAATGCGCGAAATAGATGGTCAGCACACCGGCGAGAATCAGGGCGACCTGCTGCACCGTGGCACGCACCTCCAGACGCTTGTGCAGCCCCGGGATGAGGTCGGCGACGGCGATGTAGATGAAGCTGGAGGCGGCGATGGCCAGGATATAGGGTAGTGCAGCCTGGGTCTCGCGCAGGCCGTAATAGGCCAGGCCGGCGCCCACCAGTGTGCTCAGGCTGGAGAGGATGTTGTAGAACAGCGCCCGGCTGCGTGAGAAACCACTGTGCAGCAGCACCGCGAAATCACCGACCTCCTGGGGGATCTCGTGGGCGGCGACCGCCAGGCTGGTGACGATGCCGAGGTGGATGTCGGTGAGGAAGGCGGCGGCAATCAGCACGCCGTCGACCAGGTTGTGGATACCGTCGCCGATCAGGATCAGGGTACCGGCGGCACGATTGGCCTGTTGCTCGGTGTGATTGTGGGCGTGCCCAGTCCCGCTATCGAGTGTGTGCACCTCACAGTCGCTGTGATGGCAGTGCCGCCACAGCACCATCTTTTCCAGCAGGAAGAAACCCAGCACGCCGAGCAGCACCGTGCCGGTGATGACGTGCAGATCCTCGACCCCCGGCCCCTCCAGTGCGTGCGGCAACAGCGCCAGGAAGGCCGCCCCGAGCAACGCGCCG
Coding sequences within it:
- a CDS encoding ZIP family metal transporter; translated protein: MSLLSWILLFSLLGGVLSVLAAGVFLLFPERLRTRLLPHFVSFAIGALLGAAFLALLPHALEGPGVEDLHVITGTVLLGVLGFFLLEKMVLWRHCHHSDCEVHTLDSGTGHAHNHTEQQANRAAGTLILIGDGIHNLVDGVLIAAAFLTDIHLGIVTSLAVAAHEIPQEVGDFAVLLHSGFSRSRALFYNILSSLSTLVGAGLAYYGLRETQAALPYILAIAASSFIYIAVADLIPGLHKRLEVRATVQQVALILAGVLTIYFAHSTLH
- a CDS encoding amino acid-binding protein; this translates as MNWFMLTVVGEDRPGIVAQLTAALYQGGCNLGEAAMARLGGNFSVMLMVQHTGTLERLLALVDPVAQELGLHVHGDRIEGHLHRHLIPDVRVTVYGADRSGIVAQVTGALAAVGCNILDLQSDVGGSEARPMYVMTLEGQTGNGIEALEAALAPLGRDDIEIEVQPIETLIG